In Myotis daubentonii chromosome 16, mMyoDau2.1, whole genome shotgun sequence, one DNA window encodes the following:
- the MRPL45 gene encoding large ribosomal subunit protein mL45: MAAPMPRGLSCLSRALGWWSRQPVLVTQSIAVVPVRTKKRFTPPTYEPKYKSEKEFVEHFRKAGVVIPPERLERPIHLACTGNIFDPYVPPEGDARVSSLSKEGLAQKTERWKKNVASQLSVRKIREYDANFKIKDFPEKAKDIFIEAHLCLNNSDHDRLHTLATENCFPDMVWDLQYKTVRWSFVESLEPAQVVQVRCSTMVNQGNVYGQVTVRMHTRQTLAIYDRFGRLMYGQEDVPKDVLEYVVFEKHLTNPYGSWRMHGKIVPPWAPPKQPILKTVMIPGPQLKPGEDYEEPQGEAHKSQLA, from the exons atggctgcccccatgccGCGGGGGCTGTCTTGCTTATCCAGGGCTTTAGGATGGTGGTCTCGACAG CCCGTCCTGGTGACTCAGTCCATAGCTGTAGTTCCAGTGAGAACTAAAAAACGTTTCACACCTCCTACTTATGAACCCAAATACAAATCAGAAAAGGAATTTGTAGAACATTTCCGGAAAGCAGGAGTTGTCATTCCTCCAGAACGTTTGGAGCGTCCCATACATCTGGCCTGTACAG GTAATATCTTTGACCCCTATGTGCCTCCAGAGGGTGATGCTCGGGTGTCATCTCTTTCAAAGGAAGGACTGGCACAGAAAACTGAACGATGGAAGAAGAATGTGGCATCACAGTTGTC CGTACGGAAGATAAGAGAATAtgatgctaattttaaaataaaggactTCCCTGAAAAAGCTAAGGATATCTTCATTGAAGCTCACCTTTGTCTAAACAA CTCAGACCATGACCGACTTCATACCTTGGCAACTGAAAACTGTTTTCCG GACATGGTCTGGGACCTCCAATATAAGACCGTCCGCTGGAGCTTCGTAGAGTCTTTAGAGCCAGCCCAAGTGGTTCAGGTTCGCTGTTCAACTATGGTGAACCAGGGCAATGTGTATGGCCAGGTCACCGTCCGCATGCATACCCGGCAG ACTTTGGCCATCTATGACCGGTTTGGCAGACTGATGTACGGACAGGAAGATGTGCCCAAGGATGTCCTGGAGTATGTTGTTTTTGAAAAGCACCTGACAAACCCCTATGGAAGCTGGAGAATGCATGGCAAGATCGTGCCTCCATGGGCACCCCCCAAGCAGCCTATCCTTAAG ACGGTGATGATCCCTGGCCCCCAGCTGAAACCTGGGGAAGACTATGAAGAGCCACAAGGAGAGGCCCATAAGTCTCAGCTAGCCTGA